The DNA region AGGTAAGTGATTTGCACATGAATCAAAAGCAGTGCATCATATCCATCCTGTGATCAACCCGATTCCCAATAGTAAGATCATGATGCCCATCATTCGTTGAATGGCTGCCAGTGTGATCAGTACCAGTCCCATGCCGTGAAAATAGATGAATTCTTGAGAAGTGACTAGGTGATGAAGTGACGGGGACAGCACGCAAACCTTAAACTTTAAATCTTAAACCATAAATCAATAACAATGATTTAAAAGCATTAAGTTTGGCGATATGTTCATTACGGAGCCATACAGTTGATCATATCACTGGTATGCTCCGGAAAACAACCCGGTGAATGATCTCAGTAGAAGAAGCAAAGCAATTGGTGGAACAGCATACCGGTTTGCTTCAGCCGTGTGCGGTTGGATTGAATAACGCGTTGGGATATGTATTGTCACAGGATATCGTCGCTCCCGTTTCTCTGCCTCCTTTTCCCCAGTCAGCCATGGACGGTTATGCCCTATGCGGTAGCGGGAAAGACGGGTTACACGGCGCTTACAAACTGGTGGGTGAGATCAGAGCCGGCGATGAAACGAACATCACCCTGAAGGAAGGAGAAGCCGTGCGGATATTCACCGGCGCCATGGTTCCGGAAGATATCAGCAGTGTCGTCCGCCAGGAGGATGTCACCATCCGGGACGGAGAAGTGCTGGTGCCCGGGGAAGTAAAACCCGGCAGCAACATCAGGCATACCGGGGATCAAATACAATGCGGCGAAATGGCCCTGGGCAGCGGAACGGTTCTGACGCCGGCATGCATAGGCTTTCTGGCGGGACTGGGCCTGAGGGAAGTAAATGTGTATCCCAGACCCCGGGTCGGGTTGGTGGTTACGGGGAGCGAACTGGTGCAGCCAGGCCATCCGCTGAGACCGGGGCAGATATATGAATCCAATTCCGCCACACTGGCGGCCGCCCTGGAATCAACCGGATTTTCGGTTGCCGGTAAGATGATCATCGGTGATGATTTTGAACGTACCGTCCAGGCCATCGGAACCATGGCCGGCCACCACGACATAGTGATCATGTCGGGCGGTATTTCCGTGGGTGATTATGATTTTGTGAAAAGGGCCATGGAAGAGCTGCATGTGGAAACGGTCTTCTATAAGATCAACCAGAAGCCCGGAAAACCTGCCTTTTTCGGCAAAAGACAGGGGCGTTTGCTTTTTGCACTTCCCGGTAATCCGTCAGCTGCCTTGCTGTGTTATTATCAATATGTATTGCCTGCCCTCCGGAAAATGTCCGGCATAAGCCCCGTCTCACTGGAGATACGGTGGCTTCCAATGGCCGCGCCATTCATCAAAAAGGAAGAAAGGGCCTGCTTTCTGAAAGCAAAAGTAAACGGTGGGCAGGTAGAGGTGCTCGATAAACAGGGTTCCGATATGCTGCTTGGTTTTGCTAATGCCGATGCACTCATCTACATACCGGCGAACAAATCCGGGGTCGGCCGGGGAGAGGAAGTGGAAGTGCATATGCTGCCATCCTGACCCGGGAACCTTTCCGGGTCTTGTTGCCTTTTCCTTAAAAGCATCATATGATCTGCATCATATTATGCGGGATACTCTGCCGATATCTTTGAGCCATCTTCTTATTTTATATAATTTTTGATATATGGCAATTTCTGAGAAAAGATCGTGGGCTGAACCCTATAAAATAAAAGTGGTGGAACCGGTTTTCGTTTCCGGCAGAAGCGACAGGCAAAAGGCCATTAAAGCGGCTGGTCATAATACCTTCCTGCTCAGGTCGGAAGATATCTATATCGATCTGCTGACAGATAGCGGAACGTCGGCCATGAGCGACAGGCAGTGGGCGGGCATGATGCTTGGAGATGAAGCTTACGCCGGAAGCAGGAATTTTTATAACCTGGAGGATGCCATCCGGAAATACTACGGATATAAGTATGTCATACCCACTCACCAGGGGCGAGGCGCGGAACACCTCATTTCCAGGATAATGATCAGGAAAGGGGATTACATCCCCGGCAATATGTACTTTACCACCACCCGTCTTCACCAGGAATTGGCCGGAGGGTGTTTCGTGGATGTCATTATCGATGAAGCGCATGATCCCTCCAGTGAATTCCCGTTCAAGGGAAACGTTGATCTGAGGAAGGTGGAGAAGCTGATCAAAAAGCACGGCCCGGAACGCATTCCGTACATTTCAGTGGCCACTACCGTGAATATGGCCGGCGGACAGCCGGTTTCCCTCGCCAACCTCAAAGAGCTGAGAGCGCTGACACAGGAACACGGGATAAAGATCATCCATGATATGACACGCGTGGCTGAGAATGCATATATGATCCAGCAGCTCGAACCGGGGTACAGGCATAAGTCCGTGCAGAAGATCGTCAGGGAGATATGCTCCCTGACGGACGGCGCCACCATGAGCGCCAAGAAAGATGCCATGGTGAACATCGGAGGTTTTCTGGCCGTTAATGATCCGGATGTATTCGAAGAGGCCCGCAATCTCGTGGTGATTTATGAAGGATTGCATACCTACGGCGGATTGGCAGGAAGGGACATGGAAGCAATGGCCATCGGGATCAGGGAATCCCTCGACGATCAGCATATGAAG from Flavobacteriales bacterium includes:
- a CDS encoding molybdopterin molybdotransferase MoeA, with the protein product MISVEEAKQLVEQHTGLLQPCAVGLNNALGYVLSQDIVAPVSLPPFPQSAMDGYALCGSGKDGLHGAYKLVGEIRAGDETNITLKEGEAVRIFTGAMVPEDISSVVRQEDVTIRDGEVLVPGEVKPGSNIRHTGDQIQCGEMALGSGTVLTPACIGFLAGLGLREVNVYPRPRVGLVVTGSELVQPGHPLRPGQIYESNSATLAAALESTGFSVAGKMIIGDDFERTVQAIGTMAGHHDIVIMSGGISVGDYDFVKRAMEELHVETVFYKINQKPGKPAFFGKRQGRLLFALPGNPSAALLCYYQYVLPALRKMSGISPVSLEIRWLPMAAPFIKKEERACFLKAKVNGGQVEVLDKQGSDMLLGFANADALIYIPANKSGVGRGEEVEVHMLPS
- a CDS encoding tyrosine phenol-lyase, whose protein sequence is MAISEKRSWAEPYKIKVVEPVFVSGRSDRQKAIKAAGHNTFLLRSEDIYIDLLTDSGTSAMSDRQWAGMMLGDEAYAGSRNFYNLEDAIRKYYGYKYVIPTHQGRGAEHLISRIMIRKGDYIPGNMYFTTTRLHQELAGGCFVDVIIDEAHDPSSEFPFKGNVDLRKVEKLIKKHGPERIPYISVATTVNMAGGQPVSLANLKELRALTQEHGIKIIHDMTRVAENAYMIQQLEPGYRHKSVQKIVREICSLTDGATMSAKKDAMVNIGGFLAVNDPDVFEEARNLVVIYEGLHTYGGLAGRDMEAMAIGIRESLDDQHMKARVGQVHYLGNKLDEAGIPLVKPLGTHGIFLDARKFLPHIPQSDFPAQALAAEIFLDSGVRTMERGIVSAGRDMKTNDHNYPELELVRLTIPRRVYTQAHMDVIAESISRVYEKRERIKGLKMIYEPKYLRFFQARFEKLK